The stretch of DNA GTTCTCTGTAGTGAATAGAAGACACCACTATCTCGCAGCAGGAATCCTGGTTCTCTAGCTCTTGCAGtccatcctctccctcttccttgacTTTTCCTGAATGACAAGTGTATGTGTTGCCTTGTAGACTACGTGGATCTGGGCACCCACAGTcacttctctgcattttgaccagttatggaTCTCCACGATAGcttccatctgctgcaaaaaggAAGCGTCTTTGATGAGAAATGAGAGCTACACTCATTTGCGGACCTAAGGATAAATATTTGAATGTGGTTAGAAGTTATATGTtgagggctgggcatggtggcacatgcctttaatcccaatactcaggaggcaaaggcagacaggttTCTGGGACTTTGAGATCGGCTTTGTTTATATAGTGAGTACCAGGGAGTCAGGGGCAACATAGTaagaaattttctcaaaaaaatttttattggttaaaaacaaaacaaaacaaaacagcagtaaAAGGTTCTCCTCTTGAGTCTGTGAGCTTTCCCACAGTTAATTGGTTAGGTTTGTGGTCAAGGCATGAATGTTGTCCTGTTGAGCAGATCGTAGTCCAATTAGACAGACACCATTTCGCTACACAAAGAGATTCCCAGTGTTTACAGATTGAGAGATCTGATGTTGTTAAAAAGACAAATCAACACTTTGTGTACTACTGCTCAAAGTATAGTTTCGTCAAGTCCAATGCAAttactttcaaaaaaattttaaatggagaagtcaatttttaaatttatggaaaGCTTCagaagctcaataaaaaacaatattgaaTAAGATTAAAGTTGGGGGTCAGGAtgtggtggcatgtacctttaatcccagtgctcaggaagcagaggcagacagagctctgtgagttcgaggccagcctggtctacaagagctagttctaggacaggcctcaaagctacagagaatccctgtcttgaaaaaccaaagagagagagagagagagagagagagagagagagagagagagagagagagaaagggagagaggaagctgGAGGAGTCACAGTTCTAATTTCAAAGTTGATTATAAAACAGTGGTAAAGCAGTAATCAAAACTAGGTAGAGTACTGGCATAGagatgaacaggaaaaaaaacaggaagtgaactttctaaataaaaacacatatttttgaCACATTGACTGTTGGCAAGGATGCTAATGCCATTCAGTGAAGGAAGAAGTCTGCATTTTTGGAAAACATTAGAACAATCGGATATCCATCTACATGGATAAGGGGATGAAGCTCGACCTCTACATTGCATGATGAGCTACAATGAACTGAACATGGATCAATAAACTAACTATAAGAGTGGAAGCAATAAAATGGATGCCAATATTCAAGacctttaatttgaaaattagacAGTTTCAGTTATGATGCCAAAACCAcaagcagcaaaagaaaaataaataaataaattggactTTATAAAAATCCTAAAAACTGTTGTGTACCAGTATTACGATCCAAAAGTaaaaaggaagccaggagagTGGGAGACATATCTGTACCTTGCATGTGTGGTAAGGTCACAGTCTCTGTAGCATACAAAGAACaacaatgattaataaaaaaactcattttaaaaatagtcaaaGGACTCAAATAAGCATATATcccaacattttaaaagacacacCCATTCATGTTCTtgtaaaattgcatttatttttttctgtgtatgcatgttaaATACATGTGTACCCTGGAATGcatatgaaagtcagaggacaacctgcagagcttggttctccccttccaccatgagggtcttgggatcaaactcaggttgtcaggcctagTGAAAGAAGCCTTTACCCGCTGACCGGTCTCACTGGAccccaaacaaaaatttaaagggCAGTTTCTAAAGCCTCTACTAGAACACTGAGGAAGCTAAGGCTATTCAAGTGTTATAGAAATCTCAATTCCTGACATCTGGAAAATTCCCATTTAATATATCCACTTTTTTAATCCAAAATTACCtattaaataagacaaaatggaatAAGACAATTTCCAGCCCTTAGCAAGCACTCAATAAAAAACAACTATTGCcaagaataattaagaaatagagtAAATTTTATTGAAGGATGTTATGTACAACTGATAAGAACAATAGTGAAGCAGGGCTCCCTTGTGAGGTTTTAAACTCATAGAAAGGGGTCCCCACAAAATCCCTGTGAGAGAGGCAGTATCATGACTCTCCTTCATCTAGAAGGAAGCAGAGATTCACACAACAAAAATGCCTTACCAATAATATACAAATAGCGGGTAACACAGCCAAGCCCTGGACCACGGCTTTTCAATGCTTGCTGCCGACCTTGCAGCGGTCCAGCCCTTTGTGCAGTGCCGCCATCACCTCCCTGTTTCTCAAGCTATAGATGAGGGGGTTGAGCATAGGAGTAAGAACTGTGTAGAAGATTGAGACAACTTTGTCATGGCTAGGAGCCCGGTATCGCCTTGGCCTCAGGTAGATGAACATGGCTGCCCCATAGAAGAGAGAGACAGCTGTCAGATGGGAGGAACAGGTGGCCAGAGCCTTTTTTCGGGACTGAGCAGAGTGCATGCGGAGCACGGCCCCCAAGATGCGAGCATAGGACGCCACAAtgatggagaaggggaggagcaGCATGAAGACGCAGCAAGCAAAGAGCAGGGTGTCAAAGAGGGATGTGTCCGTACAGGCCAGCTTCAGCAAAGCTGGCACCTCACAGAAGAAGTGATCTACGTATCTTGAGCCACAGTAGGGCATGCTCATGGCTGCCACCATCTGAATTATTCCGTCAAGGATCCCAAAAGCCCAGGAACTCCCAGCAATCTGGAGACAGATCCTTTGACTCATGAGAACGGGGTAGTGAAGTGGGTGGCTAATGGCCACATAGCGATCATAAGCCATGAGTCCCAACAGGAGCCCCTCAGATCCCACAAGAGAGACAAAAAATCCAATTTGTATGCCACAACCCACAAAGGAGATGGACTTCCTACCAGACAGGAAGTTGGCTGCCATCTTTGGTACAATGTTACAGACCAACATGAGGTCCATGAGGGAGAGCTgactgaggaagaagtacatgggagtaTGAAGTCGGGAGTCAGTGTAgatgaggaggatgaggagaacGTTCCCACAGAGCGCCACTGTGAAGACCAGCATGACCGCAGAGAAGAGGACCAGGTCAGTCTGGCTGTGGGAGAAGATGCCCAAGAGGATGAACCCATCTATAGATGATGCATTCGGCCATATTCCCATGGCTCAGTGATTCAGCCACCTGAAAACAGACACAGCGAAGTTCTGAGATGGTGCGAGTATGACTTTGATTCTCAAATCTTCTTCAGTCAGATACAGCTTTTGTAATTCACCAAAATTTAATGGTATTTGCTTTGCGATATACAGAACCATGGCCTTTCATCTGCCACAACTTTGCTAGTTCATAGAACTAGATTACGAGTCtatatttgtatacattataCCAAGAACAATAGAATCTATTTTTATGAGTCACACAAGTTTTGACAATCCTCCTCCAGCCAGCAATATCTCGGCTTTGCTATTGAGCACTGACATTAAATAGATGGAGTCTATTTCCTGTGCAAAAGACTATTTCCTGTGCAAAAGAGAACTAGTGAATTATAAGGGAAGATGATAAAGACCTAGAAACGggagcctggagaaatggctccgtggCTAAGACCATTTGTGGATCTTGTAAAGGAcgtgagttcagttccaagaacCTGCATTAgtcaactcacaactgcctataactctggttccaggggatccaatgccctactctggcctctgagggaggggaacccacacacatacaccatacattctctctctctctctctctctctctctctctctctctctctctctctcacacacacacacacacacacacacatacacacacacattatatatatatatacactatatatttagtatatatgtattatatatatatatatatacacactaaataataaaatcttggGATGTTCTggcgtttgtttgtttttgaaatagggtcttgtCCTAAACCCCATGGTAGCcagggaactcactatgtagcctaggttagcctTGACCTGAAGGCAGTCTTTCTATTTCAGCTTTCCTAGTGctgaattacaggtgtgtgattCATGTAATTCATATAATacatgcctggcttcttcctgaatcttttttttttactcaggcCAAAGGTGTTGTAATCCTTTTTATTCCAATATTTCTGTCCATCATTCAATTAAGATTCAAGCCGTCTGAAAGCCTCTTGGTTCTAGAGCCAAGGCTTCTCAGAATCTAACTATCCCTCACTGTGCACACAGCAATTACCATGTTTCATCCTGATAACTCCTTGTGCCTTTCTTCACAGTTCCCCAGCTCTGTTTCTAAAGCTGTTGAGTCCTGTTTCCACAGTAGTTCCCATGATTCTACTAATGTATGAGGTGATTAAAAACCTCCTGCTGAAAGTATGTCAGTGTCTTCCCAGTCTAGTCTAAGACAAAtcgaattcttttttttatttttaatttatttatttattaaagatttctgtctcttccctgccaccgcctccaatttccctccccctcccccaatcaagtccccctcccttgtcagcccaaagagcaatcagggttccctgccctgtgggaagtccaagaaccacccacctccatccaggtctagcatggtgagcatctaaactgcctaggcttccccaaagccagtacgtacaaaTCGAATTCTGAAAGACAAGCAAGTCCTTCCATGCaagtgtgcacgtacacacacatgggcatacaCTCCTATATCTGCACCCACTAACGCCTTGGAGCTTATACCGTTCCCCAAAATTCATAGTGCTTCCTTGATTTCCTCAGAGTGAACACCTCTGCATCTTTGGTCTTTCACTTTTTAGAACTTGTCTCTGAGGCAGGCCTTTTGCCCAGATCCCTAGCTCTAACCCACCTCTATCTTGACTCAAATGCCAACTTCCCTAGAGATGAAAAGTCAAATTAAAATCTTAAGCATTTTACACTATCCAGGCCTTTCCCTGATCCAATTTTCATTACTCACCTCATTTGGCTGCATATATGCTCCCCCCCATTTTAATGCCCGAATTCTCTCACTGGAATATAAACATCATCTGTTATTCCCAGTGGCATCTGGGAAGCCCTTAGGGAAGCCATTTAGTTCATAGCTTGACCTCAATGAATATGGATGGCTGAATAAGATAATTCAGATGAAATACATGACTGAAAGGCCAAGTTCTGAAAGCAGAAAGGCCCCTCCTTTGATTTTAGGGAGTTTGTTTCTGACCTGAGCACAGCAATTTGTGACATGCTTTCTTTCTTGGTGAGAAAATGGATGGTAACACAGGAAATAGCTCCAGCTATTTATAAAATATCAGAAGATTCTTCACAAACGGATGGCAGTTGCACCTCTGAGATATTTGTGTGCGGGTGTCTTCCTGTCTACCTACCACACTGCAAAGGGAAGTGAAGCGGTTGCCTAGGACATTGGGCTCTTTGTATAGAAAGACCAGGGATAATTCCTTAAATTAGGATGGGTTACATCAGACCAGTGATTGTTCATTTCTCCACAGAACAGAACATGTCTGATGTGTCAGAATATGGGATCAGATATTCTTCCAAACAATGATATCCAGAAATGGGGTTTTCTATAAGAGTGAATTACTGTCCCCATAGCCTTAAAGTAAATTACTGTCCCCCTGGCCTTAAAGTACCTTCTTAGCTATATCAGTCTTAAGATCAACCAGGCAAAATAACTCAGGTCTTCACTGCTCACAGGAGAAGGTCCCCTTGTGTACTGAGAAAACTTCATTCTGATAGGAAATGGGGACTTTCTGTCACATACACTCCCTACCCCAGCTCTTACACTATAAACTGACAAAcaacatttctttatccatcctaGATGGTTTCCTTGAATCCAGTGGGCCAGTCTTCCCTAAGGAGGACAAGTAGATAGATCCATTGTCAGTCTTCTCCAGAAAAACACCTGTCTTCAGCTCCCTCCCAGCTCACTTGTTAGTTGGTCAGTCTAGTTGCCCAAGTCATCTTACTCCAGACATCCTTGATTCCTTTCCTTCTGCAAGCACATGTAGCAAACATCAGAGACCACCTACTCCTTATCTGATCAGCCCTCCTAAATACTTCTCACATGCTAGCTCCTATCCAGTCGCACCATGAACACTGTCCTCAGATGATACCAAGGGCCTTCTACATCACTGGCCTCCCAGTCTGCACTTGACTCCCTCCCCAGTGTATAGACACACAACGCCGAAGGAAGCATAATCCCggaagaacaaaaaccaaagcgcttccaaaagaaaagtaagacTTTTGCTGACGGTCCCCCCATCGCCATTCAGACTTTTCCTTCTGAACTCCCTGGAATGCCCTTGATTCACCCTCCCTGCAGTTCCTCCCACACCGTGGGCTCGCCCCGCCCCCGTCACAGAGTCTTTGAAGACGCTTGCTCTTTTCTCCTCACAGAGAAGCTCTGCTTGTtcactctcctcttccccttctctgtgaAGACTACCCTGAACGTGGAGAACTGAAATCCTTCCTCTGTCCTCATCACTTTCCTGCTGTGGGCTTTCACAGCAGGCAAAACCTCGGGGTCTGCTGCATCCTTTCTGCATGTTTggtcttctgctttcctggctaCAACCTGTGTTTCCAAATATGATGTCAGCTCTTAAGGAGAACCCCGGACTCCTGCGACAGTGTTGACGTATTATTATGAGGCCAGTAAACACTTGGATGACTATTCGTTATGTGAAACAATGCGGGACTTTCCCCCCTAGAATTTCGCATGTTCTTTTCCTCCTAAGATCagccttttaaaaaatggtttcttGGGCAATGATTTCCTTTCTCCTATTTAGAGATAGCAACACAAAAAGAAGCCACTTCATCTTTACAAGGTTATTTGAGAACAAGGGGAGAGACATTTCACTCAAAATGACGGTTCCcctttaaaaaggagaaaataagtggctagagagatggttcagtggctaaggcactggctgctcttcagaggacccaggttcagatcccaaacccacatggcagatcacaaccatccctaactccagtcctgactcttctggcctctgtgggaaccagacacacatgtggtactcatatatacatgcaggaaaggcacccatacacataaaataaatattttttaaaaagagaaaaaaaaaacaatcactcTAATAGTACCAGACAACCTAAAGCACAAGCAATACTGACCAACACATTGTAATGAAGGAATCAATCACTAGCCAGTAATAAGAACTGCCAGGACGAGAGGAAGTGTGTTAAAGAGAATGACCCTGTTTCACCTTCTGGTGGGTCCCCTGTGGGAAAAAGTCATTGGCAGAAATACCCTTTGGAGGGGTTTCTTACTTCAAATGTATTTCACTATTCTTCTGTTGCATTTACTGGTGGAGAGAGGATAAGGAAGCGCTATGCCCTTAGCTCTGATCTCTTTCCCCAgttccctcccccatcaaccctCAGGTTATGGACCACTCCAGTTCAGATAGTAGGGCTCCGATAGACAACTGCCTCTTCccagcaaaaacagaaaaagagaagggatcCTTAGTCTAGGAGATGGTGGGCAGAAGTACCAGAGTCAGCCTGTAGATACTGTAGCTCACCCACTCACGCCTGCCCCATTTCCACACAAAGCACCCACCTCTCACACGAGTCACTGAAATATCCCCCACTGCCCACACAAGTACTTAAGACAAATGTTGAGCAAGGACCCAGAAGCCTGTCTCTCCCTAGGGGGCCCACAAACTCCAGCCCTGAAATTGGAACTCCCAGGCTTGCAATTAAAGAAACTCAAAGTGGCTCAAATGGGGCCAGTGGGGACTGAATGAGGAAGCCTGTCAGGAAAGGCCATAGGGCCTTAACAGGAATGTGAAAAAAAGTTCAGCAGTGTTCTACCTCCTTCCCCATTTCAACATATTTTGGTGCCTTATTCCTCAATTCCCAAACATCATACAACCCTCCCTACCCCCGGGGCTCTCAAGGAGTCTCTCTCTACCCATGTGCCTCCCCTCAAGTACCCCCCAGTAACCATAAACCACACTTGGCCTTTAATTATCCCCATGAAGTTAACCCACATCTTTCAATCATAGGTAAAATGCAGAGAGATGACTTGAACTAGAGATGAGCACTGAACATAGTCCTTGAGCAACTTCTAACCGTAAacaagaggggaaggaagagcaCTTGCATCCACAAGATGGTGGCATAGCGGGTGAGTGTCACCCAAACACTGTCAGACATTACCATGGGCTTCACGCCCTTCAGGAACTTGTaggagaagaggtggaaagattgtaagagccagtgggggtggaagacaccaaggaaacaaggccttctgcACACAGGGCTGGTGCACATAAGAACTGTGCACAAGGCTGGTGCACATATGAACTCGGAGACTGTAGCTGCACACATAGGGATTTAGACAcaagctcccatccctaacccagaagctgtctTCAATCAACAACCGCTTGctaaggaaaaattagttttctccaactgAGTCTTTACTggttgtcctagttagggtttctgttgctgtgaagagacaccgtgaccacagcaactcttataaaggaaagcatttaattggggtggcttgcttacagttcagaggttcagtccatcatcaccATGTTGGGACTTGGCAGCATTCAGGGAGATGTGGTGATGGAGAAGTaactgaaagttctacatcttgttcaggaagtggtctgagatactgggtACAGCTTGAGCatctatgagacctcaaagccacctccacggtgacacacttccttcaaaaaGGCCATATGTACTCCAACAAAGCCGcccttcctaatagtgccactccctgtgagcttatggggaccaattacattcaaactatcactctgggtatacaaaccacactaaGGGCAGTAGATGGCCAAGACAAAATTAACTCAGTTGTAATTtggaaggctctctctctctctctctctctctctctctctctctctctctttctttctctccataaacatttgtgtgtgtgtgtgtgtgtgtgtatggatacacacacacatattcaattttgtgtttttatgggattcccatgcatgtgagtttgtgtgtctctgcttctgtatgtgtttcttgtgatttttctttagttctttttctcccatttgtttgctttgtcttgttccaTTTTGTTTCATTCTCTCATCACTGCTGCTGACCCCAATGTGCTTGCTTATCCACCTCCCACAAACCCATCCATCTTCTCGCTAGGAAACAGTAAAAACTTCTCTGAAATGGAAGGGGGAGATGATGATGACAGCAATGCCCACAGCACAGGCGGAGATCCCATGCCAGGGGACAGGCAGGTGCAGGTCCATCTAAGAGCATGAGTGTACCAGTGCAGGAAAAGCAGTCTCACTCCAGGAGAAGCCAGTGCCACCACTGTTATATTtagagcggcgggctgcatccccggcacctggtcgcccgcacagctagctttaccagaaataattacacggaaacaccgcttggcccatttctatctagcctcttctaggctaattctcacacctggactagcccatttctaataaggtgtgtagcccacgagctggcttaccaggaatgatcttaacctgcatctgcctggagtgggagaatcatggcaactcctgactcagcttctttctcccagcattctgctctgtttactcctcccacctatgttttaacctatcagggccaaagcagtttctttattgcttaaccaatgaaatcaacagattgatatatgacactcccacatcacaccaccCCGGTGAACTGCCATTCAAGATCTAGGCTGTGATGCTGCTGTCCTGATCACATCACAGTCTCTGGTCCTACACATTATAGCTCCTGTAACCCATATCCCTACTGGGCCCTGCCCAGGCTCCTGCTTAGACCTGCGGTAGCCACCAGGGCTTCTGCCACAGAGCACATTGTAGAGCAGTGTTTGCATCCTACATAACTATTAATTGTTCTCTTGGTGAGTTATACTGATACAATATTCATAGCAGCTGGagatttcctttatttctcattgcataaaatatttaaaatatatagtgtatataaaataaagtatattaaagCATgtagttttttatttccatcttcttCATTCAGCCTGACTATACATAACCCTGTTTACTGCTCTTATAATTTTTCATTGTCTGATTCTGAATACATATTCAAAAATttcagtatatgtatatatgctgaaatatatgtatgtatgt from Microtus ochrogaster isolate Prairie Vole_2 chromosome 7, MicOch1.0, whole genome shotgun sequence encodes:
- the LOC101988336 gene encoding olfactory receptor 56, translated to MGIWPNASSIDGFILLGIFSHSQTDLVLFSAVMLVFTVALCGNVLLILLIYTDSRLHTPMYFFLSQLSLMDLMLVCNIVPKMAANFLSGRKSISFVGCGIQIGFFVSLVGSEGLLLGLMAYDRYVAISHPLHYPVLMSQRICLQIAGSSWAFGILDGIIQMVAAMSMPYCGSRYVDHFFCEVPALLKLACTDTSLFDTLLFACCVFMLLLPFSIIVASYARILGAVLRMHSAQSRKKALATCSSHLTAVSLFYGAAMFIYLRPRRYRAPSHDKVVSIFYTVLTPMLNPLIYSLRNREVMAALHKGLDRCKVGSKH